One stretch of Jiangella gansuensis DSM 44835 DNA includes these proteins:
- the fdxA gene encoding ferredoxin gives MTYVIAQPCVDLKDLACVEECPVDCIYEGERMLYIHPDECVDCGACEPVCPVEAIFYEDDVPGEWKDYYTANVEFFDDLGSPGGAAKLGAIAKDHPLVAALPPQETGEH, from the coding sequence GTGACGTACGTCATCGCGCAGCCTTGCGTCGATCTCAAGGACCTCGCGTGCGTCGAGGAATGCCCGGTCGACTGCATCTACGAGGGCGAGCGGATGCTCTACATCCACCCGGATGAGTGCGTCGACTGTGGGGCCTGCGAGCCGGTCTGCCCGGTGGAGGCGATCTTCTACGAGGACGACGTGCCTGGGGAGTGGAAGGACTACTACACAGCGAACGTCGAGTTCTTCGACGACCTCGGCTCGCCCGGTGGGGCCGCCAAGCTGGGCGCCATCGCCAAGGACCACCCGCTCGTCGCCGCCCTGCCGCCGCAGGAGACCGGGGAGCACTGA
- a CDS encoding VOC family protein: MSQPSPIATWHALCLDASDQPRLAEFWSAAIDRRPDPVDPTHLVGEAEAAQVWVDAVPEPKTAKNRVHLDVDVGDIDGLLSMGARVLREPDGDISWYIMADPGGGEFCAFVRPDRASLPGRLYEVVVDCADPYAQADWWGELFGLVPEREPKEHFAALEGGGRLPFDYLCFVPVPEPKTVKNRVHWDVTVADVALLTERGARVLREPDDDISWHVMADPEGNEFCAFTARP; encoded by the coding sequence ATGAGCCAGCCCTCGCCGATCGCCACCTGGCACGCACTCTGCCTGGACGCGAGTGACCAGCCCCGGCTTGCCGAGTTCTGGTCCGCGGCCATCGACCGCCGACCAGACCCTGTTGATCCTACGCACCTGGTGGGGGAAGCAGAAGCCGCACAGGTCTGGGTCGACGCCGTGCCCGAGCCGAAGACCGCGAAGAACAGGGTGCATCTGGACGTCGACGTCGGCGACATCGACGGCCTGCTGTCCATGGGGGCGCGGGTGCTGCGCGAGCCCGACGGCGACATTTCCTGGTACATCATGGCCGACCCGGGCGGAGGCGAGTTCTGCGCGTTCGTCCGGCCCGATCGGGCGTCGCTGCCCGGCCGGTTGTACGAAGTCGTCGTCGACTGCGCCGACCCGTACGCCCAGGCCGACTGGTGGGGCGAGCTGTTCGGGCTGGTCCCCGAGCGAGAGCCGAAGGAGCATTTCGCGGCACTGGAGGGTGGCGGCCGCCTGCCGTTCGACTATCTCTGCTTCGTCCCGGTCCCCGAGCCGAAGACGGTGAAGAACCGGGTGCACTGGGACGTCACGGTGGCCGACGTCGCGCTGCTCACCGAGCGGGGCGCCCGGGTGCTGCGCGAGCCGGACGACGACATCTCCTGGCACGTCATGGCCGACCCCGAGGGCAACGAGTTCTGCGCCTTCACCGCTCGCCCGTAG
- a CDS encoding TIGR00730 family Rossman fold protein, whose translation MKRGAQYDVTTTDQRLLDEVGPSDWVHTDPWRVLRIQSEFVEGFGALAEIGRAISVFGSARTRPDDPQYQQAVDLGGRLADAGYAVITGGGPGIMEAANKGARDASGLSVGLGIELPFEQGINAYVDLGVNFRYFFARKTMFVKYAQGFVVFPGGYGTLDELFEAMTLVQTHKVTAFPIILIGTEYWKGLVDWLRDTLVAEKKISAVDIDLLTVTDDLGEAMDVLAKAGQARNSAGRG comes from the coding sequence ATCAAGCGAGGAGCCCAGTACGACGTGACCACCACCGACCAGCGGCTGCTCGACGAGGTGGGACCGTCCGACTGGGTGCACACCGACCCCTGGCGGGTGCTGCGCATCCAGTCCGAGTTCGTCGAGGGCTTCGGCGCACTGGCCGAGATCGGCCGGGCCATCAGCGTCTTCGGGTCCGCCCGCACCCGCCCGGACGACCCTCAGTACCAGCAGGCTGTCGACCTGGGCGGCCGGCTGGCCGACGCCGGCTACGCCGTCATCACCGGTGGTGGCCCGGGCATCATGGAAGCGGCCAACAAGGGTGCCCGCGACGCCAGCGGACTCTCCGTCGGGCTCGGCATCGAGCTGCCCTTCGAGCAGGGCATCAACGCCTACGTCGACCTCGGCGTGAACTTCCGCTACTTCTTCGCCCGCAAGACCATGTTCGTCAAGTACGCACAGGGGTTCGTGGTCTTTCCCGGCGGATATGGCACCCTCGACGAACTGTTCGAAGCCATGACATTGGTCCAGACCCACAAGGTGACCGCGTTTCCCATCATCCTGATCGGCACCGAGTACTGGAAGGGCCTTGTCGACTGGCTGCGTGACACGTTGGTCGCGGAGAAGAAGATCTCCGCCGTCGACATCGACCTGCTCACCGTCACAGACGACCTCGGCGAGGCCATGGACGTGCTGGCCAAGGCCGGGCAGGCCCGGAATTCGGCCGGTCGCGGCTGA
- the dapC gene encoding succinyldiaminopimelate transaminase — protein MPRLPDFPWDSLVPFGERARQHPDGVVDLSVGTPVDPTPDVVQHALSAAADAPGYPTTLGTAALREAAVRWLGRRAGAPGLDPGAVVPTVGSKELVAWLPTLLGLGAGDAVVFPELAYPTYDIGARLAGADPVASDSVTALGPRRVGLIWVNSPANPHGRVLPAAHLAKVVAWARERGAVVASDECYLELGWDAAPVSVLDPAVNGGSLDGVLAVHSLSKRSNLAGYRAGFVTGDPALVKRVLDVRKHAGLMVPAPVQAAMTAALEDDAHVDQQRERYRRRRDVLRPALVGAGFRIDHSEAGLYLWATRDEPCWDTVGWLAERGILVAPGSFYGAGGGSHVRVALTATDERIDAAAKRLSAG, from the coding sequence GTGCCACGGTTGCCCGATTTCCCGTGGGACTCGCTGGTGCCCTTCGGGGAACGGGCCCGGCAGCACCCTGACGGCGTCGTCGACCTGTCCGTCGGGACCCCGGTCGACCCGACGCCCGACGTCGTCCAGCACGCTTTGTCCGCGGCGGCCGATGCCCCGGGGTACCCGACGACGCTCGGGACGGCGGCGCTGCGCGAGGCGGCGGTGCGCTGGCTCGGGCGACGGGCAGGGGCGCCGGGGCTCGACCCCGGCGCCGTCGTTCCCACCGTCGGTTCGAAGGAACTGGTGGCGTGGCTGCCGACCCTGCTCGGACTGGGCGCGGGCGACGCCGTCGTTTTCCCGGAACTGGCGTACCCGACCTACGACATCGGCGCCCGGCTGGCCGGCGCCGACCCCGTCGCCAGCGACTCCGTCACCGCGCTCGGCCCGCGCCGGGTCGGCCTGATCTGGGTCAACTCGCCGGCCAACCCACACGGCCGGGTGCTGCCGGCGGCGCATCTGGCGAAGGTGGTCGCCTGGGCGCGGGAGCGCGGCGCAGTGGTTGCCTCCGACGAGTGCTACCTCGAACTGGGCTGGGACGCGGCTCCGGTGTCCGTGCTCGACCCCGCCGTCAACGGTGGGTCGTTGGACGGTGTGCTCGCCGTTCACTCGCTGTCCAAACGCTCTAACCTGGCCGGCTACCGGGCCGGCTTCGTCACCGGCGATCCGGCGTTGGTCAAGCGCGTGCTGGACGTGCGCAAGCACGCCGGTTTGATGGTCCCGGCGCCCGTCCAGGCGGCCATGACCGCGGCCCTCGAGGACGACGCCCACGTGGACCAGCAGCGCGAGCGCTACCGGCGCCGGCGTGACGTGCTGCGGCCGGCCCTGGTGGGAGCGGGATTCCGCATCGACCACTCCGAAGCCGGGCTGTACCTGTGGGCCACCCGCGACGAGCCCTGCTGGGACACCGTCGGTTGGCTCGCGGAGCGCGGGATCCTGGTGGCGCCCGGCAGCTTCTACGGCGCGGGCGGCGGCTCGCACGTACGGGTGGCGCTCACGGCCACCGACGAGCGCATCGACGCCGCCGCCAAGCGCCTCTCCGCCGGCTGA
- a CDS encoding RNA polymerase sigma factor, whose protein sequence is MSTLDAPPDDHLWSRARGGDPAAFGELFTRHSTVVYNYCFRLTGSWKTAEDLTSVVFLEAWRRREDVTVEGGTFVPWLLGLASKVARNSTRAVRRHRRLLAKLPPAVIAGGADDDVRPGPDGAPAEPDGVSAGADGLPTDADGVPSGSTAREGVLVGAGSLDGAASPDGADADDADATDSERRMKQILRVFRRLPKQEQEVLALCVWGERTYAEAAVALGIPVGTVRSRLARARAHMERLTEAAAAKTRGTETRPGSRTEGARHR, encoded by the coding sequence ATGAGCACCCTGGACGCACCGCCCGACGACCATCTGTGGTCGCGGGCACGCGGGGGCGACCCCGCCGCGTTCGGTGAGCTGTTCACCCGGCACTCCACGGTGGTCTACAACTACTGCTTCCGGCTCACCGGCAGCTGGAAGACGGCGGAGGACCTCACCTCGGTGGTGTTCCTGGAGGCCTGGCGGCGGCGGGAGGACGTCACCGTCGAGGGCGGCACGTTCGTTCCCTGGCTGCTCGGCCTCGCCTCCAAGGTGGCTCGCAACAGTACCCGGGCGGTGCGGCGGCACCGCCGGCTGCTGGCGAAGCTGCCACCGGCGGTGATCGCCGGCGGCGCCGACGACGACGTCCGTCCCGGCCCGGACGGTGCCCCGGCCGAGCCCGACGGCGTGTCCGCCGGCGCCGACGGCCTGCCCACCGACGCGGACGGCGTCCCGTCGGGAAGCACGGCACGGGAGGGTGTCCTCGTCGGCGCCGGATCGCTCGACGGTGCCGCCTCCCCGGACGGCGCCGACGCGGACGACGCCGACGCCACGGATTCAGAGCGGCGGATGAAGCAGATCCTGCGGGTGTTCCGGCGGCTGCCCAAGCAGGAGCAGGAAGTGCTCGCCCTCTGCGTTTGGGGCGAGCGCACCTATGCCGAAGCAGCCGTCGCGCTGGGCATACCCGTCGGCACCGTGCGGTCGCGGCTGGCCCGTGCCCGCGCGCACATGGAGCGGCTCACCGAGGCCGCCGCCGCGAAGACGCGCGGTACCGAGACACGACCTGGCTCCAGAACCGAGGGGGCGCGCCACCGATGA
- a CDS encoding gamma-glutamyltransferase family protein yields MPSSSGGVVATPHTLSARAGAEILQAGGNAVDAAIAACAVQGVVAPETCGVGGDLFALVHQPGAATPLALNASGRAGAGVDAASLRAAGHREIPRSHPGAIPVPGCVDGWVALSSRLGALPLASVLAPAIRLATDGFPASDELVLAFQGSRELLADQEAAAPMFAATSVGSPVVRAQLARTLRAVADGGREAFYGGAAGRAIIDAVGGVITADDLRRDQADWVEALSVDAWGATGWTVPPNSQGYLGIGACVVLERLGWGADPADPRDWHLMIEAHRALAAERDGVVVDPSLVPVDLQRLLDPARMDAVAASVDPGRARDRHPPALAAGGTAYLCVLDASGLGVSLIQSNFSGLGSGVGAGAAGFLLHDRGRGFNLAAGHPGELAPGRRPMHTLSPTLWTRDDDLALLLGTRGGHVQPQLILQLAAWVLGAGLDPDVAQVRGRWTVALPAQRPSGSHVRVEPDVPARVVDGLRRLGHEVEPVDGPQSGWGPVSLIRVDDDGTRLSARDPRVETTAVITA; encoded by the coding sequence ATGCCGAGCAGCTCCGGCGGGGTGGTCGCCACCCCGCACACCCTGAGTGCGCGCGCCGGTGCCGAGATCCTGCAGGCCGGCGGCAACGCCGTCGACGCGGCCATCGCCGCCTGCGCCGTCCAAGGAGTCGTGGCGCCGGAGACGTGTGGCGTCGGCGGCGACCTGTTCGCACTGGTCCACCAGCCCGGGGCGGCGACGCCGCTCGCGCTCAACGCATCCGGCCGGGCCGGCGCGGGCGTCGACGCCGCGTCGCTGCGCGCGGCCGGCCACCGCGAGATCCCGCGCAGCCACCCCGGCGCCATCCCGGTGCCCGGCTGCGTCGACGGGTGGGTTGCACTGTCGTCACGGCTGGGCGCGCTGCCGCTGGCGAGCGTGCTCGCGCCCGCGATCCGGCTGGCTACGGACGGTTTCCCGGCCAGCGACGAACTGGTCCTGGCGTTCCAGGGCTCGCGGGAGCTGCTGGCTGACCAGGAGGCAGCCGCGCCGATGTTCGCCGCGACGTCGGTGGGGTCGCCCGTCGTCCGGGCGCAGTTGGCGCGGACGCTACGTGCCGTGGCCGACGGCGGCCGCGAGGCGTTCTACGGCGGCGCGGCCGGACGAGCGATCATCGACGCCGTCGGCGGCGTCATCACCGCCGACGATCTGCGACGCGACCAGGCCGACTGGGTCGAGGCCCTGTCGGTGGACGCGTGGGGCGCCACCGGGTGGACGGTGCCGCCGAACTCCCAGGGTTACCTCGGCATCGGCGCCTGCGTGGTCCTGGAACGCCTCGGCTGGGGCGCGGACCCCGCCGATCCGCGCGACTGGCACCTGATGATCGAGGCGCACCGGGCCCTGGCCGCCGAGCGCGACGGCGTCGTCGTCGACCCGTCGCTGGTCCCGGTGGACCTGCAGCGGCTGCTCGACCCAGCCCGCATGGACGCCGTCGCCGCGAGCGTCGACCCCGGTCGGGCGCGGGATCGTCACCCACCCGCCCTGGCCGCCGGCGGCACCGCGTACCTGTGCGTCCTGGACGCGTCCGGCCTCGGGGTCTCGCTCATCCAGTCCAACTTCTCCGGCCTCGGGTCCGGCGTCGGTGCCGGGGCGGCGGGTTTCCTGCTGCACGACCGCGGCCGCGGCTTCAACCTGGCCGCGGGGCATCCCGGGGAGCTGGCACCCGGCCGGCGGCCGATGCACACGCTGTCGCCGACGCTGTGGACCCGCGACGACGACCTCGCGCTGCTGCTCGGCACCCGCGGCGGTCACGTGCAGCCGCAGCTGATCCTGCAACTGGCCGCCTGGGTGCTCGGTGCTGGGCTCGACCCCGACGTGGCACAGGTCAGGGGCCGGTGGACGGTCGCGTTGCCGGCGCAGCGGCCAAGCGGGTCGCACGTGCGAGTGGAGCCGGACGTCCCCGCCCGAGTGGTCGACGGGCTGCGGCGGCTCGGCCACGAGGTCGAGCCCGTCGACGGGCCGCAGTCCGGCTGGGGACCGGTGTCGCTGATCCGGGTCGACGACGACGGGACGAGGCTGTCCGCGCGCGACCCCCGGGTGGAGACCACGGCGGTGATTACGGCATGA
- a CDS encoding peptidase inhibitor family I36 protein: MARRWTVTSLATAVAGAVVAVTAVSAGASAARAEVPGGAHDPAAPTGPLAAELAEALEQWPGGVQVSDNAITWGGGEVVAVWPDPGDAAAPLGLGAGVREDVVAQLGLADLTGPALADGPSDLAVRGSSTSCPVGYYCFYTSSSYNGARYQFSSTCSGYASSYGFDNATSSWSNRSSSRKVAAYDSRGGTRLWTMNPGASSSYVGSGYDNRMSYWTCT, translated from the coding sequence ATGGCGCGACGGTGGACGGTGACGAGCCTGGCGACGGCGGTGGCGGGTGCGGTGGTCGCGGTGACGGCGGTGTCCGCGGGTGCGTCCGCGGCGCGAGCTGAGGTGCCCGGTGGGGCTCACGACCCAGCCGCGCCGACCGGCCCGCTGGCCGCGGAGTTGGCCGAGGCGCTCGAGCAGTGGCCGGGCGGCGTCCAGGTGTCGGACAACGCGATCACCTGGGGTGGCGGTGAGGTTGTCGCCGTCTGGCCGGATCCGGGGGATGCGGCGGCTCCGTTGGGGCTCGGGGCCGGTGTGCGCGAGGACGTGGTGGCGCAGCTGGGCTTGGCCGATCTGACCGGCCCGGCGCTGGCGGATGGGCCGTCGGATCTGGCGGTGCGTGGGAGTTCGACGTCGTGCCCGGTGGGCTATTACTGCTTCTACACGTCGTCGAGCTACAACGGCGCTCGGTATCAGTTCTCCAGTACGTGTTCGGGCTATGCCAGCTCGTACGGTTTCGACAACGCGACATCGTCGTGGTCGAACCGTTCGTCGTCCAGGAAGGTGGCCGCGTACGACTCTCGGGGCGGCACCCGGCTGTGGACGATGAACCCCGGTGCGAGCAGTTCGTATGTGGGCTCGGGTTACGACAACCGGATGAGCTACTGGACCTGCACCTGA
- the dapD gene encoding 2,3,4,5-tetrahydropyridine-2,6-dicarboxylate N-succinyltransferase — translation MTDARSAWGFGLATIATDGTILDVWYPSPALGKPPTYSDDALVELRDLEGEDRDREVRQAIVETEAQLDNPPTDAYDAYLRLHLLSHRLVAPREQNLDGIFGVLSNVVWTNHGPCRVDGFERTRLRLRRRGPVTVYGIDKFPRMVDYVVPSGVRIADADRVRLGAHLADGTTVMHEGFVNYNAGTLGSSMVEGRISAGVVVGDGSDVGGGASIMGTLSGGGKETITVGSGCLIGANAGIGISLGDGCIVEAGCYITAGTKVSLPDDRVVKAAELSGRDGLLFRRNSLTGAVEALPRSGAWGGLNAALHAN, via the coding sequence ATGACCGACGCGCGTTCGGCCTGGGGATTCGGGCTGGCAACAATCGCCACAGATGGAACGATCTTGGACGTTTGGTACCCATCTCCGGCGCTCGGCAAACCGCCGACGTACTCTGACGACGCCCTCGTCGAGCTGCGCGACCTCGAAGGAGAAGACCGCGACCGCGAGGTCCGGCAGGCCATCGTCGAGACCGAGGCACAGCTCGACAACCCGCCCACGGACGCCTACGACGCGTACCTCCGGCTCCACCTGCTGTCGCACCGCCTGGTGGCGCCGCGCGAACAGAACCTCGACGGCATCTTCGGCGTGCTCAGCAACGTCGTGTGGACCAACCACGGCCCGTGCCGGGTCGACGGGTTCGAGCGCACCCGGCTCCGGCTGCGGCGGCGCGGGCCGGTCACCGTCTACGGCATCGACAAGTTCCCCCGCATGGTCGACTACGTCGTGCCGTCCGGGGTGCGCATCGCCGACGCCGACCGGGTGCGGCTCGGCGCCCACCTGGCCGACGGCACCACCGTCATGCACGAGGGCTTCGTCAACTACAACGCCGGCACGCTCGGCAGCTCCATGGTCGAAGGGCGCATCTCCGCAGGCGTCGTCGTCGGCGACGGATCCGACGTGGGCGGCGGCGCCTCGATCATGGGGACGCTGTCCGGCGGCGGCAAGGAAACCATCACCGTGGGTTCCGGCTGCCTGATCGGGGCGAACGCCGGCATCGGCATCTCGCTCGGCGACGGCTGCATCGTCGAGGCCGGCTGCTACATCACGGCCGGCACCAAGGTCAGCCTGCCCGACGACCGCGTCGTGAAAGCCGCCGAGCTCTCCGGACGTGACGGCCTGCTGTTCCGCCGCAACAGCCTGACCGGTGCCGTCGAGGCACTGCCCCGCTCCGGAGCCTGGGGCGGCCTCAACGCGGCCCTGCACGCCAACTGA
- a CDS encoding transposase, with translation MADLVDAVVGVDTHRDTHDVEIALPTGAPIATISISNDTRIERLPTPRADGDREALRILLGARHDLTTTQTAQTNRLRALLLAGDDRDRAAARGSLTDTTLTTLARRRSPAEASREQAIRQGEIRRLALALRASREQLKDNRHQLQKIVDDLAPGLTDRHGIGPVSAAQAVVSFSHPGRCRSEAAFATLAGASPLQASSGRTVRHRLNHGGDRALNRALHTIALTRMRSCERTRAYTARRTAEGLSTREIRRCLKRYIARELYRTLTATMSTPQPLDNT, from the coding sequence GTGGCAGACCTCGTCGATGCCGTCGTTGGCGTCGACACCCACCGTGACACCCATGACGTCGAGATCGCGCTCCCCACCGGAGCGCCGATCGCGACGATCAGCATCAGCAACGACACCAGGATCGAGCGGCTGCCCACCCCACGCGCCGATGGGGACCGGGAAGCACTGCGAATCCTGCTCGGCGCCCGGCACGACCTCACCACCACGCAGACCGCGCAGACCAACCGACTCCGGGCGCTGCTGCTCGCCGGCGACGACCGTGATCGGGCGGCCGCGCGCGGCTCGCTCACCGACACCACCTTGACCACGCTCGCGCGCCGACGCAGTCCAGCAGAGGCCAGTCGTGAGCAGGCGATCCGGCAGGGCGAGATCCGGCGCCTGGCCCTCGCCCTACGCGCCTCCCGCGAGCAGCTCAAGGACAACCGTCACCAACTGCAGAAGATCGTCGATGACCTCGCACCCGGGCTCACCGACCGGCACGGCATCGGCCCTGTCAGCGCGGCACAGGCAGTCGTGAGCTTCTCCCACCCCGGACGGTGCCGCAGCGAGGCAGCGTTCGCGACCCTCGCCGGGGCCAGCCCGCTCCAGGCCAGCAGCGGCCGCACCGTCCGGCACCGTCTCAACCACGGAGGCGACCGCGCCCTGAACCGAGCTCTGCACACCATCGCGCTGACCCGCATGCGCAGCTGCGAACGCACCCGCGCCTACACCGCCCGCCGCACCGCCGAAGGACTATCCACCCGCGAGATCCGCCGATGCCTCAAGCGCTACATCGCCCGCGAGCTCTACCGCACACTCACCGCGACCATGTCCACCCCACAACCGCTTGACAACACATAG
- the dapE gene encoding succinyl-diaminopimelate desuccinylase, which produces MAPHLDLDLSAPELTAALCDLASPSGQEGALADAVESALRSFPHLTVDRDGDAVVARTTLGRASRVVVAGHIDTVPPAGNLPTRLDGGTLWGRGTVDMKGGVAVALRLAAHLADPASDVTYVFYDNEEVEAERNGLGRVATNRPDLLAADFAVLMEPTSAAVEGGCNGTLRVEITLSGTAAHSARWWRGSNAIHAAAPVLQRLAEYQPATVDVDGLAYREGLSAVGITGGIAGNIIPDRCVVTVNYRFAPSATEKEAFEHVAEVFDGYDLRLADSAPGARPGLGRPVAAAFVAAVGGEPQAKVGWTDVARFDALGVPAVNYGPGDPQLAHADDERVDVAEIDLCEQRMRTWLRG; this is translated from the coding sequence GTGGCACCACACCTCGATCTCGACCTGTCCGCGCCGGAACTCACAGCGGCCTTGTGCGACCTCGCCTCCCCCAGCGGTCAGGAGGGAGCGCTTGCCGACGCCGTCGAGTCCGCCCTGCGCTCGTTCCCCCACCTGACGGTCGACCGCGACGGTGATGCCGTCGTCGCCCGCACCACGCTGGGCCGGGCCTCGCGCGTCGTCGTCGCCGGGCACATCGACACCGTCCCGCCGGCCGGCAACCTGCCCACCAGGCTCGACGGCGGCACCCTGTGGGGCCGCGGCACCGTCGACATGAAGGGCGGCGTCGCGGTGGCGCTGCGGCTGGCCGCCCACCTCGCCGACCCGGCCAGCGACGTCACCTACGTCTTCTACGACAACGAAGAGGTCGAGGCCGAGCGCAACGGCCTCGGCCGGGTCGCCACCAACCGCCCCGACCTGCTTGCGGCCGACTTCGCGGTGCTCATGGAGCCCACCTCGGCTGCGGTCGAGGGCGGATGCAACGGCACCCTGCGGGTGGAGATCACCCTGAGCGGCACCGCCGCGCACAGCGCCCGCTGGTGGCGGGGCAGTAACGCCATCCACGCCGCCGCACCGGTGTTGCAGCGGCTGGCCGAGTACCAGCCGGCCACGGTCGACGTCGACGGCCTGGCCTACCGCGAAGGACTCAGCGCCGTGGGCATCACCGGCGGCATCGCCGGCAACATCATTCCGGACCGCTGTGTGGTCACCGTCAACTACCGGTTCGCGCCCAGCGCCACCGAGAAGGAGGCGTTCGAGCACGTCGCCGAGGTGTTCGACGGCTACGACCTACGGCTGGCCGACTCCGCGCCAGGCGCCCGGCCCGGCCTCGGCCGCCCGGTCGCGGCGGCGTTCGTGGCGGCCGTCGGCGGCGAACCCCAGGCCAAGGTGGGCTGGACCGACGTCGCCCGGTTCGACGCCCTCGGAGTGCCGGCGGTCAACTACGGTCCCGGCGACCCGCAACTCGCCCACGCCGACGACGAACGGGTCGACGTCGCCGAGATCGATCTGTGCGAGCAGCGCATGCGCACCTGGCTGCGCGGCTGA
- a CDS encoding APC family permease yields MSDAPAQITGERPNQPNEQPSLKRVMGPSLLLLFIVGDILGTGVYALTGQVAAEVGGAAWLPFLVAFLVAILTAFSYLELVTKYPQAAGAALYTHKAFGIHFVTFIVAFTVMCSGITSASTASRAFAANLAEAFDLELSTGAGITIVAVLFMVLVAAVNFRGVGESVKANVVLTCVELSGLLIIIMIGLWAIGGGDADMSRVTEFDTQGQGVFGAVTAATALAFFAMVGFEDSVNMAEECKEPVRIFPKVMLAGLVITGTIYVLVAISSVALVPVDQLGEGDTPLLQVVQAGAPGFPLEIFAFITMFAVANSALINMLMASRLVYGMSRERVLPGPLGRVHPGRRTPWVAILFTTALALALITFVGEVPALGGTTSLLLLAVFAVVNVAVLVLRRNPVEHKHFRSPTIIPIIGAITCAYLATPLAGRPDEQYRIAGVLLAIGVALWVVTWQVNRRMQRPPGDLGDPENLGVGGPVN; encoded by the coding sequence ATGTCGGATGCACCCGCACAGATCACCGGTGAGCGGCCGAACCAGCCGAACGAACAGCCCAGTCTGAAAAGGGTCATGGGCCCCAGCCTGCTCCTGCTGTTCATCGTCGGGGACATTCTCGGCACCGGCGTCTACGCGCTCACCGGCCAGGTCGCCGCGGAGGTCGGCGGCGCGGCCTGGCTGCCGTTCCTGGTCGCGTTCCTCGTCGCCATCCTGACCGCGTTCAGCTACCTGGAGCTGGTGACGAAGTACCCCCAGGCCGCCGGTGCCGCGCTGTACACTCACAAGGCGTTCGGCATCCACTTCGTCACGTTCATCGTGGCGTTCACGGTCATGTGCTCGGGCATCACGTCCGCCTCCACCGCCTCGCGCGCGTTCGCCGCCAACCTGGCCGAGGCGTTCGACCTCGAGCTGAGCACCGGCGCCGGCATCACCATCGTCGCCGTGCTGTTCATGGTCCTCGTCGCGGCCGTCAACTTCCGCGGCGTCGGCGAGAGCGTCAAGGCCAACGTCGTGCTCACCTGCGTCGAGCTGAGCGGCCTGCTCATCATCATCATGATCGGCCTGTGGGCCATCGGCGGCGGCGACGCCGACATGTCCCGCGTCACCGAGTTCGACACGCAGGGCCAGGGCGTGTTCGGCGCGGTCACCGCCGCCACCGCGCTGGCGTTCTTCGCGATGGTCGGGTTCGAGGACTCGGTCAACATGGCCGAGGAGTGCAAGGAACCGGTGCGGATCTTCCCCAAGGTCATGCTCGCCGGCCTCGTCATCACCGGCACCATCTACGTGCTCGTGGCCATCTCCTCGGTCGCGCTCGTCCCGGTCGACCAACTCGGCGAGGGCGACACACCGTTGTTGCAGGTCGTCCAGGCCGGGGCGCCAGGCTTTCCGCTCGAGATCTTCGCGTTCATCACGATGTTCGCGGTCGCCAACTCGGCGCTGATCAACATGCTGATGGCCAGCCGGCTGGTCTACGGCATGAGTCGCGAACGCGTCCTGCCAGGCCCCCTCGGCCGGGTGCATCCAGGCCGGCGCACGCCATGGGTGGCGATCCTGTTCACCACCGCGCTCGCGCTCGCGCTGATCACGTTCGTCGGTGAGGTCCCGGCACTCGGCGGCACCACCTCGCTGCTGCTGCTGGCCGTGTTCGCGGTGGTCAACGTCGCAGTGCTGGTGCTGCGCCGCAACCCCGTCGAGCACAAGCACTTCCGCTCGCCCACGATCATCCCGATCATCGGCGCCATCACCTGCGCCTACCTCGCCACCCCGCTCGCCGGCCGCCCCGACGAGCAGTACCGCATCGCCGGCGTCCTGCTGGCCATCGGCGTGGCCCTCTGGGTGGTCACCTGGCAGGTCAACCGCCGGATGCAGCGCCCGCCCGGCGACCTGGGAGACCCGGAGAACCTGGGCGTCGGAGGCCCGGTCAACTGA